Proteins co-encoded in one Callospermophilus lateralis isolate mCalLat2 chromosome 2, mCalLat2.hap1, whole genome shotgun sequence genomic window:
- the LOC143386925 gene encoding regucalcin-like gives MASPRIEAVIRDRHRMAECPMWEEETGQLVFVDINTRTVCWAGDPVGCVALHREGSYVVASGTCLGLLDWEKGQVEWAAWLDRDKPHNRFNDGKVDPAGRFVAGTMPEASAPGVWEPGQGSLYTLYADRSVVRQLDQLGIPNGLDWSLDHHTLYHVDGLDYSVRAYDYDMQTGGLGRGHRC, from the exons ATGGCGTCCCCCAGGATCGAGGCTGTCATCCGGGACAGGCACAGGATGGCGGAGTGTCCCATGTGGGAAGAGGAGACCGGGCAGCTGGTGTTTGTGGACATCAACACCAGGACTGTGTGCTG GGCAG GAGACCCTGTTGGCTGTGTGGCTCTGCACCGAGAGGGCAGCTACGTGGTGGCCTCTGgcacctgccttggcctcctggacTGGGAGAAGGGGCAGGTGGAGTGGGCGGCCTGGCTGGACAGGGACAAGCCCCACAACAGGTTCAACGACGGGAAGGTGGACCCCGCCGGGAGGTTTGTGGCAG GCACCATGCCAGAGGCGTCCGCCCCAGGAGTGTGGGAGCCGGGGCAGGGCTCCCTGTACACACTCTATGCTGACCGCTCCGTGGTCAGACAGCTGGACCAGCTGGGCATCCCCAATGGGCTGGACTGGTCCCTGGACCATCACACTCTCTACCACGTGGACGGCCTGGACTACTCTGTGCGGGCCTATGACTACGACATGCAGACAGGAGGCCTGGGTAGGGGCCACCGTTGCTAG